In bacterium, a single window of DNA contains:
- the addB gene encoding ATP-dependent helicase/deoxyribonuclease subunit B, translated as MVEGLLLRGALAEVAAKHQRQGNEPLLPAHRAGVLRAVRDQIRECKQAAYLPAKVEELQWNEPEARTLGLFPWAPLNRVSQEQGARHRQSLLQQFAEVWSAYETRIHADRPLPDGGLLPGWLDSADQLLFGAVALESTPPDLDWLGIDGFTEFTALQWRLLQPLLLTPVVRFALPVDRLEDGFFLSDADPRRWFSAILIQERFFEAVHVQTDAGALTSLYGLLPAVTRSEPLASTPLPGVILSRPHDRSREVASVLRRVQLRIQADPAVRYRHHALVVRDLATYGPLLEREASLLGIPMRIEQSRPLTDHPLGQAWVRACRLLGSPEWTPAGVLEILQPLTANEAVFRASGQLQSYLSGRALPTSPEEWRSLLKSLPTIWEESLAPVISLVADLLDARDHAATGDPQDFIDAAVGWLQGTLLPLWRREQTEDAGVGGTVASTLLTLATLLLELPVDAAALQELEMAPWTLIEQALASTSWEVRDARREVLRVVDAESARDIEADHIAILGLTLGSWPRRPASEPFFDDDLRRLLSETQRGEGAERHRRLDAWSRPDWKTEDTTLALEGWLFRVACGRARSTLLLSAPATEEGQPVEPSPWWQQLAIATGTIEADLPGQRLAPVTEWVHPADARYWLACWHREASVAAAQHDASGRHARGQLGLQDSHLASVVAPQLAAALQEEAVVGPIVLEAAAQWPQGITGLTNPYPEWVLQRPSASGLNDLAQCAFKFFAGRVCHLTEPDPPVTAGLERKQRGILVHKALEEWSRHDPKHRLPALMEAFAEAWQSQIKDPDSPLYLPQRLEMERRLAKVADVEQSAIPWERLETRVEVRFGADGEIALPLPGQDPFVFTGFIDRLDIVDFQGTRCVALMDYKNSKKSLKDKEKDLQMAVASDDAAEESDWGAAPVASDVTLLSNDVQLPLYAFAANVLTGLPVLVAFHYPLGAPDKRSFAFIPSTGTWRVEDWKSAELRVATDAEWTRCMAALSGRISELLAQIAAGRIEPTPLIRRFCGPGSCAFARLCRYDDLPQRSRW; from the coding sequence ATGGTTGAGGGCTTGCTGTTGCGCGGAGCATTAGCGGAGGTCGCGGCCAAACATCAACGACAGGGAAATGAGCCCCTGTTACCAGCGCATCGGGCGGGGGTGTTGCGGGCGGTCCGGGATCAGATTCGGGAATGCAAGCAGGCGGCGTATCTGCCGGCCAAAGTGGAAGAACTGCAGTGGAACGAGCCGGAGGCGCGGACCCTGGGGCTCTTTCCCTGGGCACCGCTGAACCGGGTCTCTCAGGAGCAGGGAGCCCGGCATCGGCAATCGCTTTTGCAGCAGTTCGCCGAAGTCTGGAGCGCTTATGAAACGCGCATCCACGCTGATCGCCCCCTTCCAGATGGCGGCCTGTTGCCAGGCTGGCTCGACAGCGCGGACCAGTTGCTCTTTGGCGCAGTCGCGCTGGAGTCCACGCCGCCGGACCTCGACTGGCTCGGCATCGATGGCTTTACCGAGTTCACCGCCCTGCAATGGCGACTCCTTCAGCCCCTCCTCCTGACTCCGGTGGTCCGCTTCGCGTTACCTGTCGATCGACTGGAGGACGGATTCTTCCTGTCGGATGCAGACCCGCGTCGCTGGTTCAGCGCCATCCTGATACAGGAGCGATTTTTCGAAGCGGTCCACGTCCAGACCGACGCCGGTGCGCTGACATCGCTCTATGGTCTGCTCCCCGCAGTTACCCGGAGCGAACCGCTGGCGTCCACGCCCCTGCCGGGGGTCATCCTGAGTCGACCGCATGATCGGTCCCGGGAAGTCGCCTCGGTGTTGCGACGTGTCCAGCTTCGCATCCAGGCGGATCCAGCGGTGCGATACCGGCATCACGCGCTCGTCGTGCGCGATCTGGCGACGTACGGTCCGTTACTGGAGCGTGAGGCCTCACTCCTCGGGATCCCAATGCGTATTGAGCAGTCGCGGCCACTCACCGACCATCCGCTGGGGCAGGCCTGGGTCCGGGCCTGCCGTCTATTAGGGAGTCCGGAATGGACACCCGCGGGGGTACTGGAAATTCTGCAGCCCCTCACGGCCAACGAGGCGGTGTTCCGGGCGTCAGGGCAACTTCAGTCGTATCTGAGCGGACGCGCCTTGCCGACCAGCCCCGAAGAGTGGCGGTCGCTTCTGAAATCGCTGCCAACAATCTGGGAGGAATCGCTGGCACCGGTCATCAGCCTCGTGGCGGACCTGCTGGACGCCCGGGACCATGCCGCCACCGGCGACCCGCAGGACTTCATTGATGCGGCGGTCGGCTGGCTGCAGGGGACGCTGCTTCCGCTCTGGCGACGCGAACAAACCGAGGATGCGGGAGTCGGCGGGACTGTCGCCTCGACTCTCCTGACGCTGGCGACGCTGCTGCTGGAACTCCCGGTCGATGCGGCCGCCCTGCAGGAACTGGAGATGGCTCCCTGGACGCTGATCGAACAGGCACTGGCATCGACCTCCTGGGAAGTCCGGGACGCCCGTCGCGAAGTCCTGCGAGTGGTCGATGCGGAAAGCGCTCGGGACATCGAGGCGGACCACATCGCCATTCTTGGGCTGACGCTGGGGAGCTGGCCGCGACGTCCGGCATCAGAGCCGTTTTTCGATGACGATTTGCGTCGGCTCCTCTCCGAGACACAGCGTGGTGAAGGAGCGGAACGACATCGGCGACTCGATGCCTGGTCACGTCCGGACTGGAAAACCGAAGACACGACGCTGGCACTCGAAGGCTGGCTCTTCCGGGTCGCCTGCGGACGGGCGCGATCAACACTCCTCCTAAGTGCGCCTGCCACGGAAGAAGGCCAGCCGGTGGAACCATCCCCCTGGTGGCAACAGCTGGCGATCGCGACCGGAACCATCGAGGCGGACCTGCCAGGGCAACGACTCGCTCCAGTGACAGAGTGGGTCCATCCTGCGGATGCCCGGTACTGGCTCGCCTGCTGGCATCGGGAAGCCAGCGTGGCGGCAGCGCAGCACGATGCCAGCGGACGTCATGCCCGGGGGCAGCTTGGCCTGCAGGACTCGCATCTGGCGTCGGTGGTCGCGCCTCAGCTCGCCGCAGCGCTACAAGAAGAAGCCGTCGTTGGTCCGATTGTGCTGGAGGCAGCCGCCCAATGGCCGCAGGGGATCACCGGGCTCACGAATCCCTATCCCGAATGGGTGTTGCAACGTCCTTCAGCATCGGGACTCAATGACCTGGCGCAGTGCGCGTTCAAATTTTTCGCCGGACGTGTTTGTCATCTGACGGAACCCGATCCCCCGGTAACCGCCGGACTGGAAAGAAAGCAACGTGGCATTTTGGTACACAAGGCGCTCGAAGAATGGAGTCGCCATGATCCGAAGCATCGACTCCCCGCGCTCATGGAGGCTTTTGCGGAAGCATGGCAGTCGCAGATCAAGGACCCCGATTCACCGCTCTATCTACCGCAGCGCCTGGAGATGGAACGTCGGCTGGCGAAGGTCGCCGATGTGGAGCAAAGCGCGATTCCCTGGGAGCGTCTGGAGACCCGGGTGGAGGTCCGTTTCGGGGCCGATGGCGAGATCGCGCTGCCGCTGCCCGGGCAGGATCCGTTCGTGTTCACGGGGTTCATTGATCGTCTCGACATCGTGGATTTTCAGGGGACCAGGTGCGTCGCCCTGATGGACTACAAAAACAGCAAGAAGTCGCTGAAGGATAAAGAGAAGGATCTCCAGATGGCGGTGGCGAGCGACGACGCGGCAGAAGAGAGCGACTGGGGAGCCGCGCCGGTGGCCTCCGATGTCACGCTGCTGTCGAATGATGTCCAGTTGCCGCTCTATGCCTTCGCCGCCAATGTCCTCACCGGCCTGCCGGTCCTGGTGGCGTTCCATTACCCGCTAGGCGCGCCGGACAAGCGGTCCTTCGCCTTTATCCCCAGCACCGGCACCTGGCGAGTGGAAGACTGGAAGTCGGCGGAGCTGCGGGTCGCCACCGATGCGGAATGGACGCGCTGCATGGCGGCACTGAGCGGACGTATCTCGGAGTTGCTGGCGCAGATCGCTGCGGGACGCATCGAGCCGACACCACTGATTCGACGCTTCTGCGGTCCGGGCTCCTGCGCGTTTGCGCGATTGTGTCGCTATGACGATCTCCCCCAACGGAGCCGCTGGTGA
- the addA gene encoding ATP-dependent helicase/nuclease subunit A has translation MSTTLPPDLQTLLLGGMNPPQEAAVRATGQHLVIEAGAGSGKTSVLTTHYVWLLLEGATPATVDQLMLVTFTRKAAAEMQGRVRQLLQKVSQREDQSGNRARTALEQLDRAWIGTFDSLTARLLREYALLADLDPGFVILEEYAAAQLQRQSLERQLRQWQQQEGLGLAFGDIYARVAWYLSQDNASLEEFLENFIGLYERIRLGTLGHLTTEALVKSQTVSIWSWLNELQSAADDIEIPASKWDPLNGSCRLIELTRKSLPGIMLDAQSEDWEAVARQLHQLAQDVSFPGGALQVVRELRSMLSRKAIAEEILPLIVQQLSAPYLMQLADLLQAHDREYTRLKQELGVLDFLDLSLRLDQLLADPAHRWLVQRLRQRFRHLLVDEFQDTNRPQCAFLEALGDLPVRGSGAPTATRICVVGDPKQSIYGFRNADLGEYLHLRDDLLGARPDVPVDMPSPRLIRLTTNYRSRSDVLDLGNSLLAFLEADLASEMPPLFTPESQLTPGLTFPAASPEQLALLATPPDPETGAKSDALREGRLLARYLSQLVDAGTPIYRRSDQTTSPLTWGDIAVLVRTSDGYRGLEKAFREFGLPYTVVQGRGFFEAPEVQEVLQVLRLLRNAGDDIACASVLTGPLGGLSMEGLLTLTNRQGSRRAPDRVRKTLWEVASGSLILLGLSQEDIAACQRVRDLITQLRQGLLTESLSMVLERLYDASGLLTIAMTQTDGLRRFANLRQLQQFASNYPIAGQEALRQFVDAMAEFEIREARIGEAAVDVPGNGAISLLTIHAAKGLEWPMVVMLQMEKTPNSESTRWHWSPDEGLGISLPLTGIDSPVPSLTLKAIRQTLKARRDEERLRLLYVGITRAEDRLVLCGRLSSSRTQEGGPPKLVARGWLKNLYDWGQVEPGNAAPLCRDVASLGVLDTAALELLTPAGVVEPVTDANVPLPATVQEAVSRLAWTPPPPDLRPAVINVTALTAFARCPAQYAFRYEAQLPPDRSLRMRPDIRAEISAAGLGQALHQMLQLHVEGRLGETQASRDAMLPLVLAEAGITPNGPALARLATLVAGYLAHPLLASDLLTARRVFAEMSLSWWLPVPGSTSGERAYLQGKPDLLLEAADGTWRVVDYKTYTPKWEESQEESDLTPLTLQLTAYALGVSRWQGIAPESVRLEILAPLSPEDDESDGGVVLTSVAPDIALFESSLMQYLEALKSWSPHARPYVVDSRCFACGYHERCPGFLERRPVSAARQ, from the coding sequence GTGAGCACTACCCTCCCCCCCGATTTACAGACCCTGCTCCTGGGAGGCATGAATCCGCCGCAGGAAGCAGCGGTCCGCGCGACAGGGCAGCATCTGGTCATCGAAGCTGGCGCGGGGTCGGGCAAAACGAGTGTCCTGACGACGCACTATGTCTGGCTCCTCCTGGAAGGTGCCACGCCGGCGACGGTGGATCAGCTGATGCTGGTGACCTTTACCCGCAAGGCGGCCGCCGAGATGCAGGGGCGGGTCCGGCAGCTGCTGCAAAAGGTGAGCCAGCGGGAGGATCAGTCAGGGAATCGCGCACGAACCGCGCTGGAGCAACTGGACCGTGCCTGGATCGGGACCTTCGACAGCCTGACCGCACGTCTGCTCCGGGAGTACGCGCTGCTGGCGGATCTCGATCCCGGCTTCGTGATCCTGGAGGAATACGCCGCAGCGCAACTGCAGCGGCAGTCCCTGGAACGGCAACTGCGACAGTGGCAGCAGCAGGAGGGCCTCGGGCTGGCGTTTGGGGACATCTACGCCCGGGTTGCCTGGTATCTGTCACAGGACAATGCCAGCCTCGAGGAGTTCCTGGAAAACTTCATCGGGCTGTATGAGCGGATCCGGCTGGGAACACTGGGACATCTCACCACGGAAGCGCTGGTGAAGTCGCAGACGGTGTCAATCTGGTCGTGGCTCAACGAACTGCAATCTGCTGCTGATGACATCGAGATCCCTGCCAGCAAGTGGGACCCACTGAACGGCTCCTGCCGTCTGATCGAGCTGACACGGAAGAGCCTGCCTGGGATCATGCTTGATGCCCAGTCCGAAGACTGGGAAGCAGTCGCGCGGCAATTACATCAACTAGCCCAGGACGTCTCCTTCCCGGGGGGAGCCCTGCAGGTGGTGCGCGAACTGCGGTCGATGCTCTCCAGGAAAGCTATCGCGGAAGAGATTTTGCCGCTCATCGTCCAGCAGCTGAGCGCGCCCTACCTCATGCAGTTGGCGGATCTCCTGCAGGCCCACGACCGGGAATACACCCGTCTCAAGCAGGAACTGGGCGTCCTCGATTTTCTCGATCTGAGTCTGCGACTCGATCAGCTCCTGGCCGACCCCGCTCATCGTTGGCTGGTACAGCGTCTGCGACAGCGGTTCCGGCATCTGCTGGTCGATGAGTTCCAGGACACCAATCGTCCACAATGCGCGTTTCTCGAAGCGCTGGGGGACCTGCCAGTCCGGGGCTCCGGGGCACCGACCGCCACCCGCATCTGTGTGGTGGGGGACCCCAAGCAGAGCATCTATGGCTTTCGCAATGCCGACCTCGGGGAGTACCTCCATTTGCGCGATGACCTCCTGGGCGCTCGCCCGGACGTGCCCGTCGATATGCCGTCACCCCGGCTGATACGCCTCACCACGAATTACCGCTCGCGGTCTGATGTGCTGGACCTCGGCAACTCCCTGCTGGCCTTTCTGGAAGCAGATCTCGCCAGCGAAATGCCGCCGCTCTTTACGCCGGAGTCGCAACTGACACCAGGACTGACCTTTCCAGCAGCCAGCCCGGAGCAGCTGGCACTCCTGGCGACTCCGCCGGATCCGGAGACCGGCGCGAAAAGCGATGCCCTGCGGGAAGGGCGGCTGCTGGCGCGGTATCTGAGTCAGCTGGTGGATGCCGGGACCCCGATCTACCGGCGTTCGGATCAGACCACTTCCCCCCTGACCTGGGGAGATATCGCGGTGCTGGTCCGGACGTCCGATGGCTACCGGGGACTGGAAAAGGCGTTCCGGGAGTTTGGACTCCCCTACACCGTCGTGCAGGGTCGGGGCTTCTTTGAGGCCCCCGAAGTACAGGAGGTGCTGCAGGTCCTGCGCCTGTTGCGGAATGCCGGGGATGACATCGCCTGCGCCTCGGTCCTTACCGGCCCCCTGGGCGGGCTGTCGATGGAAGGATTGCTCACCCTGACCAACCGTCAGGGCTCCCGACGGGCTCCGGACAGAGTCCGCAAAACCCTCTGGGAAGTCGCTTCCGGGAGTCTCATATTGCTGGGACTCTCCCAAGAGGACATCGCAGCCTGCCAGCGGGTCCGGGACCTCATCACTCAGCTGCGTCAGGGGCTCCTGACGGAGTCGCTGAGCATGGTGCTGGAGCGGCTGTATGACGCGAGCGGACTGCTGACCATCGCCATGACTCAGACCGATGGGCTCCGTCGATTCGCCAATCTCCGGCAGCTACAGCAGTTCGCCAGTAACTACCCCATCGCGGGTCAGGAAGCGCTGCGTCAGTTTGTGGACGCGATGGCGGAGTTCGAGATCCGGGAGGCCCGGATCGGCGAAGCGGCCGTCGATGTCCCCGGTAATGGCGCGATCAGCCTCTTGACCATCCACGCGGCCAAAGGGCTGGAGTGGCCGATGGTCGTGATGCTGCAGATGGAGAAGACTCCGAATTCAGAGTCAACACGGTGGCACTGGTCACCCGACGAAGGGCTGGGCATCAGTCTGCCCCTGACTGGCATTGATAGCCCTGTCCCGTCACTGACCCTGAAAGCGATTCGTCAGACGCTGAAAGCCCGACGCGATGAAGAACGTCTCCGGCTGCTCTATGTCGGCATCACCCGGGCGGAAGATCGCCTGGTGCTGTGTGGCCGCCTCAGCAGCTCACGCACGCAAGAGGGAGGGCCGCCGAAGCTCGTTGCCCGGGGCTGGCTGAAGAATCTGTACGACTGGGGACAGGTCGAGCCGGGCAATGCAGCCCCCCTGTGTCGCGATGTCGCATCGCTGGGTGTCCTCGATACAGCGGCACTGGAGCTGCTGACCCCTGCCGGGGTGGTCGAGCCGGTCACGGATGCCAACGTGCCCCTGCCTGCGACGGTCCAGGAGGCGGTCTCGCGCCTTGCCTGGACTCCCCCACCCCCGGACCTGCGTCCTGCGGTGATCAACGTGACGGCCCTCACTGCTTTCGCCCGGTGTCCTGCGCAATACGCCTTTCGCTATGAAGCGCAGCTGCCCCCTGATCGGTCGTTGCGGATGCGCCCTGATATCCGGGCCGAGATTTCCGCCGCCGGACTGGGCCAGGCGCTGCATCAGATGCTGCAACTGCATGTGGAGGGGCGTCTGGGAGAAACCCAGGCGAGCCGGGATGCCATGCTCCCGCTGGTGCTCGCCGAAGCGGGCATCACGCCCAACGGTCCAGCCCTGGCCCGACTCGCCACCCTGGTCGCGGGGTACCTGGCGCATCCGCTCCTCGCCAGCGACCTCCTCACAGCCCGACGCGTTTTCGCGGAGATGTCGCTGAGCTGGTGGCTGCCGGTGCCGGGATCCACTTCAGGTGAACGCGCATATCTGCAGGGGAAGCCCGACCTGCTCCTGGAAGCCGCGGATGGAACCTGGCGGGTGGTGGACTACAAGACGTATACCCCCAAGTGGGAAGAGTCGCAGGAGGAGAGCGACCTGACGCCGCTGACGCTGCAGCTCACTGCTTATGCGCTGGGAGTCAGCCGGTGGCAGGGGATCGCGCCGGAGTCGGTCCGGCTGGAGATCCTCGCGCCTCTGTCTCCTGAAGACGACGAGTCGGATGGTGGGGTCGTACTGACCTCAGTGGCACCAGACATTGCGCTGTTTGAGTCCTCACTGATGCAGTACCTGGAGGCGCTGAAATCCTGGTCTCCGCACGCGCGCCCCTATGTTGTCGATTCCCGGTGTTTCGCCTGCGGATACCACGAGCGGTGCCCCGGCTTTCTGGAACGTCGACCCGTCAGTGCAGCGCGACAATAA